The Brevundimonas sp. SORGH_AS_0993 genome segment CGGTGGAGGCCGCGGCAGAAATCCTGGCTGAGACCTTCGCCGTCTGGTGGGGCCGTTGGCAGACCCTGGGGTTCGAGCCGGTGCTGGACGCCTGGACCAGCCGCCTGACAGGCTTGGGCGGCCCCTGCACGGTGCGGCTGGATCATGAGACGCTCGAAGGCGTGGCCGAGGGTGTGGAAGCCCACGGCGCGCTTCGTGTGCGTCTGGCCGACGGCTCGGCGCGGCTGATTTCCGCCGGCGACGTCTTCTTCGGCGCGACGCCGCAGGGCGAGACCGCCTGATGCTGCTGGCCATCGAACAGGGCAATACGAACACGCTGTTCGCGGTTCACGACGGCGCGGAATGGATCGCCCAGTGGCGCGCCGCGACCGAGGCCAGCCGCACCGCCGACGAATACGCCGTCTGGCTGAACCAGCTTCTGGCCATGAAGGGGCTGAGGTTCGAGCAGTTGACGGGCTGCATCATCTCCAGCGTGGTGCCGCAGTCGATCTTCAACCTGCGCAATCTGGCGCGGCGTTATCTGAACCTTGAGCCCTTGGTGATCGGCGAGAACGTCGATCTGGGCATCGACGTGCGGATCGCCAAGCCCAGCGAGGCGGGGGCGGACCGTCTGGTCAACGCCATCGGGGCCAAACTAGTCTATCCCGGCGACCTGATCGTGATCGACAGCGGCACGGCCACCACCTTCGACATTGTCGCCGAGGACGGCGCCTTCGAGGGCGGGCTGATCGCGCCGGGCATCAATCTGTCGCTGCAGGCGCTGCACGAGGCGGCGGCCAAGCTGCCGCGCATCGCCATCCAAAGGCCCGACAAGGTCATCGGCAAGGGCACGGTTGAGGCCATGCAATCCGGGGTCTTCTGGGGCTATGTCTCGCTGATCGAAGGTCTGGTCGGACGCATCAAGACGGAGTGGGGCGGCCCCATGACCGTCATCGGCACCGGCGGCGTGGCCAGCCTGTTCGAAGGCGCCACCGACAGCATCGACCACTTCGATTCGGATCTGACGATCCGCGGACTCCTCGAAATTTGGCGTCGCAACGCTCATCTGACGGACTGAATGAAAAAGCAAACCCAAGACGAACTCGTTTTCCTGCCGCTGGGCGGCTCGGACGAGGTCGGTATGAATCTGAACGCCTATGGCTATGGGCCCGAGACGAACCGCGAATGGCTGGTCGTCGATGTGGGCGTGACCTTTGGCGATCTGTCCACGCCAGGCGTGGATGTGATCGTGCCCGATCCCGCCTTCCTGCAAGGCGAGACCATTCGCGGCATCGTCCTGACCCACGCGCACGAGGACCATATCGGCGCCCTGGGTTGGTTGTGGCCGCAGTTGAAGGCGCCGGTCTATGCGACGCCCTTCACCGCCTATCTGATTCCGCGACAAGCTGCGCGAGCGCAATCTGCTGGACCAGGTCGAACTGATCGAGGTGCCGCTGGGCGGATCAGTCCAGTTGGGGCCGTTCGGCGTGACCTTCGTCACCATGACCCACTCGATCGCCGAGCCGAACGGCCTGGCCATCGATACGCCCCTGGGCCTGGTGTTCCATACGGGCGACTGGAAGATCGACGACCAGCCGGTGATCGGCAGCCAAACCGACGCCCCCGCCATCCGCGCCTTGGGCGACAAGGGCGTGCTGGCGATGGTGTGCGATTCCACCAATGTCTTCGTGCCGGGCGTCGCCGGGTCGGAGGGCGACGTGGCAGTGGCGCTGAGCGACCTGATTTCGACCCTGAATGGACGTGTGGCGGTCGGATGTTTCGCCTCCAACGTCGCACGGATGGACAGCGTGATCCGCGCGGCCGAGGCCTGCGGGCGTCGCGTGGCTCTGGCCGGGCGGTCGATGCACCGGATCACGGCGGCGGCCAAACATGTCGGCATGCTGCAGGGGGTGAAACCCTTCCTGTCGGACGAGGAGGCCCGCGTCTGGCCCGCCGACCAGATTCTTTATCTGTGCACCGGCAGCCAGGGCGAGGCGAGGGCGGCCCTGTCGCGCGTCGCGGATGGCACGCACCCGACGGTCAAGCTGGGCCTGGGCGATCACTGCATCTTCTCCTCGCGCCAGATTCCGGGCAACGAACTGGCCATTGGCCGGCTGCAGGATCGATTGGCGGATCGGGGCGTACGCCTCTACACCGAGAAGGACCATCCGGGCATCCACGTCTCGGGGCACCCGTGCCGCGAAGAACTGAAGCAGATGTACGAATGGGCGCGGCCGCAGATCGCCGTGCCGACCCATGGGGTGCGCCGCTTCCTGCTGGAACACGCCAACCTGGCCCAGGAGATGGGCGTTCCGGAAACGGTGACGCCGCGCAACGGCGACATGGTGCGCCTGGCGCCTGGGCCGGCGGCTATCGTGGACGAGGTTCCGAACGGCCGTCTCTATGTCGACGGCGGCATGCTGGTGACGGAACAGGGCGAGGCCCTGAAGGAACGCCGCCACGCCTCGACCAACGGGGTGCTGATCGTCAGCTTCTGCCTAGACAAGCGGGGGCGGATCGTCAGCGACATCGACATCCGCAGCGTCGGCCTGCCCGGCGATCTGAAGACGCCGCTGGGCGATGCCCTGGACGATCTGGCCGAGCGGGTCGAACAGGTGGTCAAGAGCCTGAAGGGCGAGGCGCTGGACGACGAGATGGTCATCGAACAGGCGGTGGCCCGCGTACTGAAGAAGGCCAGCCAGCAGATCTGGGATCGGCGTCCCATCGTCGAGACCATCGTGTTGAGACTGTAGAAGACGGGGATGGCCGAACGTCTGTTCCTGCTGAAGCCCGACTGGCGCGACGATCAGGGCGGGCCCTGGTTCTGTCCGGCAGGCGCCTATGTGGAGGGCGTGTTGGCCTTTTATCCCCGGCTACGGGATGCGCTGGAAGTGGTCTATCTGGATCACCCCCGACCGCGCCCAGCCGTGATCGCCGAGGTCGGGGTGGCGCATCAGAGCTGTCCCGTCCTGATCCTGGACGGTGAGCTGGACTGGCCCGAGGCCCAGGTCAGCGAAACGACGGGACGGCGTTTCCTGCAGGATTACGCCATCGCCCCCTATCTGGCGGCGCGTTACGGGGTGGGGCGGCCCCACCCGTGAAGACGCAGCGTCAGCCGATCGTGGCTTTTCGATAGGTCTCGTTCAGTTCGAACACCTCCGCGGAGACTTCCACCTTGCCGTTCAGGGACGGCAGGGCACAGTGCAATATCTCCAGCACCCGCTCGCTGAGGGCGCTCTTCTGCTCCGACGTTCGGCCCGACATCAGGCCGATGCGGCAGGCTAGCATGGCGGTCTCGGGTGCGCCGTCGGCGATGACGACATGGTCCAGCGCGATCAGCCTCGTCTTGCAGGCCGACAGGGCCGCGTCGGCGATCTCCACGGCGGCGGCGTGGATGTCCAGGGCGACCGGCGTCCAGTCGAGGGGCCAGGTGACGGGTGTATTCCAGGGTGATCTGCGGCATGGCGGGGACTCGTCGTGGGAAGGCCGATCCTCTAGACCCGTTTCAGCCGGACGCCAAAGTCCGGTCAGGAGGTTCCTTATGCTTGTCGGCGTCTTCACCATGGTCGGCATCTACATCATCGTCTGGTGGACGGTGCTGTTCGCCGTCCTGCCGCTGGGCATGGCCGGCGAGACGAAGGACCCGCCGACCGATGGCACGCAATGGGGCGCGCCGCGCACGCCCAATCTGAAGAAGAAGTTCCTGACCACGACCTGGGTGTCGGCCGTCGTCTGGGTGTTCGTGATGGTACTGATCTTCACCGGCTGGCTGCCGCTGCCGGACTTCTCCAGCGCGCCGGCGGTCTAAACGCGACGGCGGCCTAGCTTTCGCCCCGCTGCACCGGCTAAAGCCTAGGTCTGTTT includes the following:
- a CDS encoding isomerase, encoding MEIADAALSACKTRLIALDHVVIADGAPETAMLACRIGLMSGRTSEQKSALSERVLEILHCALPSLNGKVEVSAEVFELNETYRKATIG
- a CDS encoding DUF3088 family protein; this translates as MAERLFLLKPDWRDDQGGPWFCPAGAYVEGVLAFYPRLRDALEVVYLDHPRPRPAVIAEVGVAHQSCPVLILDGELDWPEAQVSETTGRRFLQDYAIAPYLAARYGVGRPHP
- a CDS encoding ribonuclease J — protein: MDSVIRAAEACGRRVALAGRSMHRITAAAKHVGMLQGVKPFLSDEEARVWPADQILYLCTGSQGEARAALSRVADGTHPTVKLGLGDHCIFSSRQIPGNELAIGRLQDRLADRGVRLYTEKDHPGIHVSGHPCREELKQMYEWARPQIAVPTHGVRRFLLEHANLAQEMGVPETVTPRNGDMVRLAPGPAAIVDEVPNGRLYVDGGMLVTEQGEALKERRHASTNGVLIVSFCLDKRGRIVSDIDIRSVGLPGDLKTPLGDALDDLAERVEQVVKSLKGEALDDEMVIEQAVARVLKKASQQIWDRRPIVETIVLRL
- a CDS encoding type III pantothenate kinase translates to MMLLAIEQGNTNTLFAVHDGAEWIAQWRAATEASRTADEYAVWLNQLLAMKGLRFEQLTGCIISSVVPQSIFNLRNLARRYLNLEPLVIGENVDLGIDVRIAKPSEAGADRLVNAIGAKLVYPGDLIVIDSGTATTFDIVAEDGAFEGGLIAPGINLSLQALHEAAAKLPRIAIQRPDKVIGKGTVEAMQSGVFWGYVSLIEGLVGRIKTEWGGPMTVIGTGGVASLFEGATDSIDHFDSDLTIRGLLEIWRRNAHLTD
- a CDS encoding DUF1467 family protein, with the protein product MLVGVFTMVGIYIIVWWTVLFAVLPLGMAGETKDPPTDGTQWGAPRTPNLKKKFLTTTWVSAVVWVFVMVLIFTGWLPLPDFSSAPAV